The following coding sequences are from one Arachis hypogaea cultivar Tifrunner chromosome 7, arahy.Tifrunner.gnm2.J5K5, whole genome shotgun sequence window:
- the LOC112701313 gene encoding uncharacterized protein, protein MGATLFHRSILKVRLPKHFDRPTDIRYDGTQDPQEHLTTFEARMNLEGVGDEVRCRTFPVTLAGPTIRWSNSLPQGSVAGFSDISHAFLAQFTTRIAKAKHPINLLGMTQRTGELTRKYLDRFNDECLEIEGLTNSVASLCLTNGLLNKDFRKHLTTKLVWTMQEIQTVAREYINDEKPRPLKDRTGGNKSLYCDYHKGYEHKTQDCFDLKDAPEQAIRAGKLAKFSHLIREPRRRNCDHNGEDKTRTVKQRQEPEDNYHGLTMGNVVTARNTAPRSRSTHKKDAKVLAVSSSSARSSKRLPSISFGSEDQWFDEVLESPPMVITTRVGTDLVKRILVDTGADSNIMFRNVLDALGLWDADLTTH, encoded by the exons ATGGGTGCCACCCTATTCCATCGTTCCATCCTCAAGGTCCGGTTGCCAAAGCACTTTGACAGACCAACAGACATAAGGTATGACGGAACCCAAGACCCACAGGAGCACCTCACgaccttcgaggccaggatgaacctggaggGAGTAGGAGACGAAGTAAGATGCCGCACCTTCCCGGTCACCCTAGCAGGGCCTACAATACGGTGGTCCAACAGCCTCCCACAGGGCTCGGTGGCCGGCTTCTCGGATATTAGCCATGCCTTCCTAGCACAATTCACCACCAGAATCGCGAAGGCAAAACACCCGATCAATTTGCTCGGTATGACTCAGAGGACCGGTGAGCTGACCAGGAAGTATCTAGACCGATTCAATGATGAGTGCTTGGAGATCGAGGGGTTAACTAATTCGGTGGCTAGCCTCTGTCTGACGAACGGGCTCCTTAACAAGGACTTTAGAAAGCACCTCACCACAAAGCTGGTCTGGACGATGCAAGAGATCCAAACTGTAGCCAGAGAATACATTAACGATGAGAAA CCCCGACCTCTGAAGGACCGAACCGGGGGGAACAAGAGCCTCTACTGTGATTACCATAAGGGCTACGAACACAAGACACAGGACTGCTTCGACCTGAAGGATGCACCGGAACAAGCAATCAGGGCCGGAAAACTAGCCAAATTCTCCCACCTTATTAGGGAGCCGAGGAGACGAAATTGCGACCACAATGGAGAAGACAAGACCCGAACGGTGAAGCAACGACAGGAGCCAGAGGATAACTACCACGGCCTTACCATGGGAAATGTAGTAACCGCAAGAAACACGGCTCCAAGGTCGAGATCGACGCACAAGAAAGATGCCAAAGTCCTGGCGGTCTCCTCCTCATCTGCGCGAAGCTCCAAAAGGCTTCCATCCATCTCTTTCGGTTCGGAAGACCAGTGGTTCGACGAGGTCCTGGAAAGccctcccatggtcatcacgaCCAGGGTTGGAACTGACCTCGTCAAACGAATCCTTGTGGATACGGGGGCAGACTCGAATATTATGTTCCGAAACGTGCTCGATGCATTGGGATTATGGGATGCCGACCTAACGACTCACTAG